A window from Salvia miltiorrhiza cultivar Shanhuang (shh) chromosome 2, IMPLAD_Smil_shh, whole genome shotgun sequence encodes these proteins:
- the LOC131012868 gene encoding uncharacterized protein LOC131012868 isoform X3 → MLISNSTRRTLFSSKTTFLFDSHRNLLNYLIPFTAKPQSSMSADTLTPADIDDAATISLEEWQGWGTVSPLPAMVDQVIHDMKLLEKDIDAPMTFGGNRGALTGCFKVAEDKKHRAKYASLDTPEEKLQFFSARQIACRLLGSRGYLCQKCWLPQEDCVCSKIKACSMWHRLHIWLYMHPKDFLRQNNTGKLLWQVFGVQAASLCVFGIAEHEEMMWNELNRAGRNKVWCLYPNKNAVTESVKDIVGCSTNPESQAEPANEEDVAMHFILIDGTWSNSAAMFRRLQTRAESEWGKELRCISLNTGASLMHKLR, encoded by the exons ATGCTCATTTCTAATTCTACTCGTCGAACCTTGTTCAGCTCAAAGACTACATTTTTATTCGATTCCCACCGAAACTTGCTCAATTACTTGATACCCTTTACCGCAAAACCCCAATCTTCGATGTCAGCGGATACCCTCACACCAGCAGACATTGATGATGCAGCAACCATTAGCCTCGAAGAATGGCAGGGCTGGGGCACCGTGTCGCCGCTGCCGGCGATGGTGGATCAAGTTATTCATGATATGAAGCTTCTGGAGAAGGACATTGACGCGCCCATGACCTTCGGCGGCAACCGCGGCGCCCTCACG GGATGCTTCAAGGTGGCGGAGGACAAGAAGCATCGCGCAAAATATGCATCTCTAGATACTCCCGAAGAGAAACTCCAATTCTTTTCAGCTCGACAGATAGCTTGCCGGCTACTTGGGAGTAGGGGTTATCTGTGTCAGAAG TGCTGGCTTCCCCAAGAAGACTGCGTGTGCTCGAAAATTAAAGCATGCTCCATGTGGCATAGATTGCATATCTGGTTGTACATGCACCCAAAG GACTTCTTAAGACAGAACAATACCGGGAAGTTGTTGTGGCAAGTCTTCGGTGTTCAAGCTGCAAGTTTGTGTGTCTTTGGCATAGCTGAGCATGAAGAAATGATGTGGAATGAATTGAATCGTGCTG GTAGAAACAAGGTTTGGTGTCTTTATCCGAATAAGAATGCAGTGACTGAATCTGTTAAGGATATTGTTGGATGCTCGACGAATCCAGAAAGCCAAGCAGAACCG GCAAATGAAGAAGATGTTGCAATGCACTTTATATTGATCGATGGCACTTGGAGCAATTCAGCTGCAATGTTCAGGCGTTTGCAG ACTCGAGCTGAATCAGAATGGGGAAAGGAACTGCGTTGCATATCTCTGAACACGGGTGCATCCTTGATGCATAAACTACGGTAA